ttttgtatGCAAAATACTTAATGTAAGATTAATTGAATTCCTTTTATTTACACAAAAATTTACTTCTGGATTGTTTTTCATCCATTCTTCAAATTGAAGGTTGTTCGATGAATTCCTTCTTGTCagatttttagaaattaattttatttttttgtgaccacaattaattttctaattaattcattGATTCCAAAAGTATCAATGaacttgtaattttgtttgatgaacAAGTTAGGAACTTTAgttaatattgtaaaaattaaactaaccTCCTATGAAAATCATCTCTTTTCTTGAACTTTGATCTTCACAAgaatattgaataataaatcTCCTCCTAATTAAACATGATTCAATTCTTAATCATCTTTGATACAAtgataaaaatagattaattaaagggtcctaccctctctatgatACGAGAGGGGTTTATGTTTAGTGGTtgaaacataaacaaattgttcGTTAGATGGACCACTagtatttaaggactagaagTAACCTAGGGGTAAAAGATAATTTGACTGACCTGATGCTACGAACACTTGTGAATGACTAACTTACTTTTATTGATCTATATCCAtggacacagaaatatatAGAGAATGAGAAGAGTTTagctgtgagtctttagtggagtttACACATAgttaatgaatattgattaatgtggttaatgagtttagcaaattaatctcatatcgttgtagcttttGAATCTATAGATCCATTCTCCCTTCTAGCTTGTAAAGGGTAAcgtgatttatttatattggttgtaatttgaatgaaaattaatataatgtatggttatacattaatataaagtcaatatattttaattaaattttattatataaatttaattttggatatgattcaaaattaacatatgaaacaataatataattaaatgagtttaaatattaatttaatgtgaattagattcatattaaaattataggttaaaatttaatacgtatatgataaacattaaaactataagttataatagaaatttatatttgaatataatttaaatattaattaaattaaatataagatgtttaatttataattaatgatttagtttaattttatttaattaaattaattaaactaaaactataggttaaatgagaaatttatttaaatatgatttaaatgaaatattaattaatcatttatctattttaatattaatttaatttaattttttaaattaatagcgAATTTGGGTGGTTTTTCCACGAtcacatattctttttaacttcCTTCGGTCTGAAAAAGAGGAAGTTGCATGTACGGCAAAAAGAATAGAGTtgttttacaaatattttatgtctgcatttttttttttttttttttttttgcatattttctCATAAGAAAATCCTCTATAAATTTGTCCTTCCAATTTTTGGTTCCCACAGACCAAGATCTCTAGCTCAAACAATAAGAAGGTTTCCAAGTAGAGGTGGTACTCCGATTTGGTGATTGGTAGATACAGAGACTTCAACAAACACaagttctttatttcttctctgTAATTCTTTTAGAAGGGTGCTTAGTCTTACAGTAAtttaagtttatgtattttttttgccactctaatgatatttttagattcctaattaatttgagtttagGTTAAGTTAAATATTCCGCTGCTAGGGTTCTTATTTGGTTCTTATTCTTTCAGcgtgtgtaattttttttctaaacaatcatgataCGCAATCGTGTAGGAAATTATACACAATCATTTAGGagcttttgcaaaaatagcaaaaaagtttatgataatagagtttatgtcacaacattttctaaatttgcaaaagtagcaaatttaaaagcgaTAACTCTCTAATAGCATTCTGATAACCGTTTGATATCATTATTTACTTGTCATAttcacaatatgcaaaaaagatgTGTTATAgactgtttttttctttttgttattgatgaatattacGAGGAATATGCtggatattattattttgttattggaTTTATGTAATACAATGGTAAATATACACTAAATTGAGCAACCTATAAGGAAAGGATCAATATattctaattacaataatatacTCCTAGATTATTGCTAAATGGCCCTAATTACGGTgataccctccctcaaactcaagttgGTAGAGTAGAAACCACCTTGAGTTTGTGAAGTAATAGAGTGAAACGAGGAGAATGGAGAGCTTTGGTGAAGATATCTGCAGGTTGATCAATGGTAGAGATAGATTGAAGATGGAGAGTGTTGCTTTGAAGATGATGACGGACAAAATGACAATCGTTCTCTATGTGCTTTGTTCGTTCATGAAATACATCATTGTGTGCAATCTGAATGGCACTGCGGTTATCACAATGGAGAGTAGTAGATGATGTATGTGGGGCTCCCATATCAGTAAGTACCCAACGAAGCCATAATAATTCTGAAGTGGCATCAGCTAGAGCACGATATTCAAACTCAGTGCTAGAACGGGAAACAACATATTGTTTCTTGCTGCGCCAGGAGATAAGAGCATcacctaaataaaaacaatagcCAGTGGTGGATCTTCTATCAGTAGGATCTCCtgcccaatcagcatcagaGAATCCAAAGAGAACCAGAGAAGACTGTGAGGAGAAGTGGAGACCATGACCCAAAGTGTCTTTAATGTAGCGAAGAATCCGAAGAACAGCAGTGAAGTGAATAGTACGAGGAGCGGCCATGAATTGACTAACTATGTGAACTGCAAACGCAATATCAGGGCGAGTTATAGTTAAGTAAATCAAGCTACCAACAAGTTGCCGGTACAAAGTAGGATCGTCAAGGGAAACACCATCAAAAGGAGTAAGTCGAACATTTGGATCCAGAGGTGTTGAGGATGTTGTAGAATCAGTAATACCAGATCGACTGAGTAGGTCAGAAGCATATTTAGCTTGAGATAAGTAATAACCATCAGACACGGAGGTGATCTCAAGGCCAAGGAAATAATTGAGAGGTCCTAAATCATTCATCTCAAAGTGCTTTCCCAGGCAGCATTGCAATTCAGATATAGCTTGAGGGTCATCACCTGTAATACTcatgtcatcaacatataaaagaatgagtaCAATACCATTAAGTGTCTGGCGGGTGAACAAGGCTGAATCATGAGGGCTGGAAGTGAACCCAAGTTGAGTAATAGTGGAGCTAAAAGTTGTAAATCAGGCTCGAAGAGTaacattttctcaatttgcaaaagtagcaagtTGAgtaacattttctaaatttgcaaaagtagcaaatttaaaagcgaTAACTCTCTAATAGCTCTCTAATAGCATTCTGATAACCGTTTGATATCATTATTTACTTGTCATAttcacaatatgcaaaaaagatgTGTTATAgactgtttttttctttttgttattgatgaatattacGAGGAATATGCtggatattattattttgttattggaTTTATGTAATACAATGGTAAATATACACTAAATTGAGCAACCTATAAGGAAAGGATCAATATattctaattacaataatatacTCCTAGATTATTGCTAAATGACCCTAATTAGGGTGATAGTTATTTTataccatttttcttaattttaagtaaattaccaaaaaaaaaaagggaaggaaaagaaaagaaattacatgGTAACCATGCTTACGCGAGCACTGGAGAAACAAAAGAGCAGCAAAATTTAGTAGGAAACAATGGGTAATGGAGAGGTTTTAGAATGGTGAGAAATGACCGACAATCAAACGCGACGCTGCTTCCTCCCATTCTCCCATCACATTGTCCCACTACcaccattctttttctttcttcagcTTTGCCTAAGATTTCATGCCGGTACGGGTCCTCCCTATTTTCCTCTCTACTTCactctttcccttttttttttcttattattatttcaccGCACACACACCTCTAAtccttcaatatataataatgtattaCTATACACATTTCTGTAATACAACGACTATACAAGTGATGACACGTACATGAGAATTTGAGATGAAGTATATACTGATTATCATTTACTTTATTGACCATAGAACCCATGGGGTTGTCGGTTGAATGATAGCTgggtaaattttttaatttagttttaggGTCTGAAGgggttttaattatttattggaAGGGAAAGTGGGATGGTggattatattattgttatattaattaagataggCTTAAGAAACAAAGTAATACATGTGTTGAGACTTAGTGTATATACATTTCCACGTTTCATTCCTTCTCAAAAAGTCTATAAATATCTTTGCACCTGTTTGCAGTACACATCCTCTCATTACTCGTTTGTAAACATTCAAATTGGTCTCTGATCACTCAAAACGCTTATTCCAATCTTTCTTTGTAATTGCTTCAAAACGGTTAGCTAATTTTGCCTTTTCATTCTTAATTCCATCCTTcctaaaaaacatatatatccATCCCTCCATCCAAactgcttttttttttgccctggataaaaagaaattaaataaaataaatgggGTTATTGTCTAGAAAAGCCACGTGTAACTTGCACGGCCAAGATTCGTCTTACTTCTCAGGATGGGAAGAATATGAGAAGAATCCTTACGATGAGATTCAAAATCCTAAAGGGATTATTCAAATGGGTCTGGCAGAAAATCAGGTCAGTAATAATAATCTATATGTGTGAGAGTATTAGaaatcaataatttgttttattgtaaatataaatatttatcttttcattaTGGGTAACGAGAGAATGAAACTTTGATTTGCAATGGTGACATGCAGTTATGTTTTGATGTGGTGGAGAAGTGGCTGGAGGAGAACCCAAATTCGGCTGGTTTTAAGAGAGATGGAAAGTCCATTTTTAGACAACTTGCTCTTTTTCAAGACTACAATGGCTTGCCTGCATTCAAAAAGGTACAGAATAATACATTACTTATATTCttctttaattgtttttgtataatattatgtaAAGTTAAGTTTATGACATCAGTCTTTGGGAGATCACCATGCAATTTAACgataatgaataataatgtttCAGGCATTAGCAGAGTTCATGTCGGAAATTAGAGGGAACAAAGTAGCGTTTGATCCCAACCACATAGTCCTGACTGCTGGTGCCACCTCAGCTAACGAGACTCTTATGTTCTGCTTGGCTGAACCTGGCGACGCCTTTCTTCTACCAACTCCCTACTATCCAGGGTACgtttcaatttcataatttctattaaagaaaaataaacaaatattatctGCATTTGGCAACTGTCCCTCACCTTGGTCTTTGCTTTTATTCAATGTAATATACAGATTCGATAGAGACTTGAAATGGAGAACTGGAATTGAGATCGTACCCATCCACTGCTCCAGCTCCAATGGCTTCAAAATAACAGAATCAGCATTGTTAGAAGCCTACCAAAACGCCTTAAATTGTAACCTCAAAGTCAAAGGCGTACTTGTTACGAACCCATCGAACCCATTAGGAACCACAATCAGTAGTCACGAACTCAACCTCCTACTTCAATTCATCGAATCAAAAAACCTCCATCTAATCAGCGACGAGATTTACTCTGGCACAGCTTTCCGAAACTCGGGTTTTGTCAGTGCCATGGAAATCCTTAACCAAACATACAAACACAACCACCAAATCCAAAATCAAGTTCACATTGTTTACAGCCTCTCCAAAGATCTTGGCCTGCCCGGGTTCCGAGTCGGAGCCTTATATTCGAATGACAAAGTAGTAGTGGCTGCAGCGACAAAGATGTCGAGCTTTGGATTGGTTTCGTCACAAACGCAGTACCTTCTGTCGGCGATGTTGTCAGACAAGAAGTTTAGGAGGAAGTACATTAGAAAGAACCAAAAGAGGTTGGAGAAAAGACAGACAATGCTGGTGAATGGGCTGGAGAAGGCGGGGATTAAGTGCCACAAAGGGAATGCAGGGCTTTTTTGCTGGGTGGATATGAGGCATTTGTTGGGAGGCAATACGTTTGAGTCAGAAATGGAGCTTTGGAGGAAGATTCTATTCGAGGTGCGCTTGAACGTGTCACCCGGACAGTCATGCCATTGCTCCGAACCAGGTTGGTTTCGCATTTGTTTTGCCAACATGTCTGAACCAACTTTGGATCTTGCAATGCAGAGATTGAAGGCTTTTGTTGTCAACTACTCCACCACAATTACGGTAACTTCTCCGCAGATGTGACCCTGGTATACTAGTTCTGTAACGACAGTAGCAACTCTTCCTTCAAATCAACTCGAATCGAAGAGAAAGACAGTGGCTAAATGGGTTTTTCAGTTATCGGTTCAAGATCGCGCTAGTGAACCACGTTATCGATAGCTTGCTGCAGACATATTTTACCCATTTACTTCGTTGTTTTACCTCTTTGTActcttgtttttgttatcatcattattttttcttccaacttCTCAATGGAGGAGGAATTGGAATCTCTtcatgtaaaaaagaaatacgTGCACTCGATCCATCTGGATTTGTAGTGGTGTCTTGTAATTCATCTCAAGTTTCCATACattgtttaatataaaatacattGTTTTTAGTGGTTTTTTAAGCAATACAGttcccaaaaatatttacacgttatatagaacaattttagaaaaagaaaaagttcacAAGCCCACaacgtgaaataacaaaatacctCCACGATTAATTAGTCACACACGTGTGAAAAACTGATTTTTATCCAGTCGAAACGATCTCATAGTAAGTCCAAATGACATTGTACATTTGTATCAAGtctaaacaatcttatacCCATGTACAAGTCTACATGATATTGTAGCaagtctaaacaatcttgtactaagtctaaacgatcttataTTCTTGTACCTTGCCTAAACGAGATCATATACCCTTGTACCTAATCTAAACGATCTCATAGCAAGTCTAAACAGTATTGTACCCTTATACCCAGTCTAAACGATTTTGCACCTAGTTTTAACGACCTTGTACTTAGActaaacaatcttgtaccaaatataaacgatcttGTAGTGACAGTGATctatctatgtctatctatGATAAGCAACTGATCGTTTAGACAATGGTACACAATCGTGTGCATCTCTTACCAATATCATTTAGATCTTgtacgaaaaagaaaaaaagaagatgagaaatgaagaaggaagaaattctgaaagagaaaataaagaaattggtaaatatttacataaataaccataatattgtaaaatgaagaagaagtattaatatgagaaattaataatatgaaaagatAATGAATAAATCAGAAAGAGTacgaagaaaaagaagtgaaaaattgTTCACAATATTCAAGGGAAAACTTGGAATTTATGACAATATCATGGACTTTTTTATTGTTACACggaccgtaaatattttggtgttttgttttagGGTAATCGTAatggatgaccatttgaggaataataattaaggatataacaacattttaaaaaaattgcaaatatagcaaaactattgctgatagacttgtatcgctgatagactcgtgtggtctatcggtgatagatcgatatttataacatggtctataagtgatagacttctattattaatagaattcgacaaattttgctatatttgcaaattttttaaaatgttgctatatacttaattattttgaatttaattgctaaatttgcaactaccCATATATATcctacaagaaaaagaaaaaggaaattataatgataaatattattgtttgagTTTATAAATAGCCCTAGAATGCTTATGGataaaagaaacagaaaaagaaaaggttattCATCTTGGAATGGATCATTTTGGTTGTATGCCTTTGTGGAAAGTCCTTTTGacaaatcttgaaaatttaaatgacaaattttttcCATCAAGAATAAATTGGTTTCAACCTTAActttgaataaattaatttaagagaatttttggatgaaatcaaatggttaattttattaattaagatattgaatttttcttttatgattcagattgaattaattgaagaatttttactattagcaaatgaatatttttagcTAATCCCAGATACAAAATTCTACTACTAGAACttcgaaaataaaattaaaagtttgcatgtatttttcattatgcaTTGATGTAGCTAAAGTGCATAATGTAACAGATATGGATGATTGATATATAGCTACAATAGATGACCAATATGTT
This is a stretch of genomic DNA from Cucumis sativus cultivar 9930 chromosome 4, Cucumber_9930_V3, whole genome shotgun sequence. It encodes these proteins:
- the LOC116403334 gene encoding uncharacterized protein LOC116403334, which encodes MSITGDDPQAISELQCCLGKHFEMNDLGPLNYFLGLEITSVSDGYYLSQAKYASDLLSRSGITDSTTSSTPLDPNVRLTPFDGVSLDDPTLYRQLVGSLIYLTITRPDIAFAVHIVSQFMAAPRTIHFTAVLRILRYIKDTLGHGLHFSSQSSLVLFGFSDADWAGDPTDRRSTTGYCFYLGDALISWRSKKQYVVSRSSTEFEYRALADATSELLWLRWVLTDMGAPHTSSTTLHCDNRSAIQIAHNDVFHERTKHIENDCHFVRHHLQSNTLHLQSISTIDQPADIFTKALHSPRFTLLLHKLKVVSTLPT
- the LOC101205326 gene encoding 1-aminocyclopropane-1-carboxylate synthase 3, whose protein sequence is MGLLSRKATCNLHGQDSSYFSGWEEYEKNPYDEIQNPKGIIQMGLAENQLCFDVVEKWLEENPNSAGFKRDGKSIFRQLALFQDYNGLPAFKKALAEFMSEIRGNKVAFDPNHIVLTAGATSANETLMFCLAEPGDAFLLPTPYYPGFDRDLKWRTGIEIVPIHCSSSNGFKITESALLEAYQNALNCNLKVKGVLVTNPSNPLGTTISSHELNLLLQFIESKNLHLISDEIYSGTAFRNSGFVSAMEILNQTYKHNHQIQNQVHIVYSLSKDLGLPGFRVGALYSNDKVVVAAATKMSSFGLVSSQTQYLLSAMLSDKKFRRKYIRKNQKRLEKRQTMLVNGLEKAGIKCHKGNAGLFCWVDMRHLLGGNTFESEMELWRKILFEVRLNVSPGQSCHCSEPGWFRICFANMSEPTLDLAMQRLKAFVVNYSTTITVTSPQM